In Trifolium pratense cultivar HEN17-A07 linkage group LG7, ARS_RC_1.1, whole genome shotgun sequence, a genomic segment contains:
- the LOC123898550 gene encoding ABC transporter G family member 40-like: protein MSGTMFWDLGGKHASRQDLLNVVGSVYTAVLFLGVQNSSFVQPVVVVERTVFYREKAARMFSALPYAFSQILVELPYVFAQAVTY from the exons ATGTCTGGAACAATGTTCTGGGACCTTGGTGGCAAACA CGCAAGTCGACAAGACCTGTTGAACGTTGTGGGTTCGGTGTATACTGCTGTTCTCTTCCTTGGAGTACAAAATTCTTCTTTTGTGCAGCCAGTTGTTGTAGTTGAAAGAACTGTGTTTTATCGAGAAAAAGCTGCTAGAATGTTTTCTGCCTTACCCTATGCATTTTCACAG ATTTTGGTAGAGCTACCTTATGTCTTTGCTCAAGCCGTGACATATTGA